Proteins encoded in a region of the Prunus persica cultivar Lovell chromosome G4, Prunus_persica_NCBIv2, whole genome shotgun sequence genome:
- the LOC18779059 gene encoding uncharacterized protein LOC18779059, with product MERTRFNMRMRCSGSTPSEESVLDLERNCYSHSNLPSLSPPTLQPYASAGQHCETSAAYFSWPTSSRLNDAAEERANYFTNLQKGVLPETLGQLPKGQQATTLLELMTIRAFHSKILRCYSLGTAIGFRIRRGVLTDIPAILVFVARKVHKQWLSPIQCLPTALEGPGGVWCDVDVVEFSYFGAPEPAPKEQLYTEIVDDLRGGDPCIGSGSQVASQETYGTLGAIVRSQTGNRQVGFLTNRHVAVDLDYPNQKMFHPLPPSLGPGVYLGAVERATSFITDELWYGIFAGINPETFVRADGAFIPFADDFDMCTVITSVKGVGEIGNVKIIDLQSPISTLIGKQVMKVGRSSGLTTGTVLAYALEYNDEKGICFLTDFLVVGENQQTFDLEGDSGSLIILKGENGEKPRPIGIIWGGTANRGRLKLKIGQPPENWTSGVDLGRLLKLLELDLITTDEGVKVAVQEQRTASATAIGSTVGDSSPPDGMLPKERPEEKFESLGLQIQHIPLEAEPSSSLSLVETEFHLEDGIKAVPSVEHQFIPSFLGGSPLHKKNQMGRTVSENLSSLRNGCDEDICFSLQLGDNEAKRRRSGASTSAEEPK from the exons ATGGAGCGGACCAGATTTAATATGAGGATGCGTTGTTCTGGTTCAACACCATCAGAGGAGTCAGTTTTAGATCTTGAAAGAAACTGTTACAGTCATTCTAATTTGCCTTCCTTAAGTCCACCAACACTTCAACCTTATGCATCAGCTGGACAGCATTGTGAGACCAGTGCTGCTTACTTTTCATGGCCTACCTCAAGCCGATTGAATGATGCTGCTGAAGAGAGGGCAAACTATTTCACTAATCTACAGAAAGGGGTCCTGCCTGAAACTCTTGGTCAATTGCCAAAAGGGCAGCAAGCGACTACATTGCTTGAACTGATGACTATAAGGGCATTTCATAGCAAGATTTTGCGGTGTTACAGTCTTGGAACAGCAATTGGGTTTCGTATTCGACGGGGTGTGTTAACTGACATACCAGCTATTCTTGTCTTTGTTGCCAGAAAGGTTCACAAGCAATGGCTCAGCCCGATACAGTGTTTACCCACTGCCTTAGAG GGTCCTGGAGGTGTATGGTGTGATGTGGATGTTGTAGAATTCTCATATTTTGGTGCACCTGAGCCAGCTCCCAAAGAACAATTGTACACAGAAATTGTAGATGATTTGCGTGGAGGTGATCCATGCATTGGCTCAGGTTCTCAG GTGGCAAGCCAGGAGACATATGGAACATTGGGTGCTATAGTAAGGAGCCAAACTGGCAATCGGCAAGTTGGTTTTCTCACAAATCGGCATGTTGCAGTTGACTTAGATTACCCAAATCAGAAGATGTTTCATCCCCTACCTCCTTCACTTGGACCTGGGGTATATCTTGGGGCAGTGGAGAGAGCTACCTCATTTATCACAGATGAGCTTTGGTATGGCATCTTTGCTGGAATTAACCCAG AGACATTTGTGAGAGCAGATGGGGCATTCATTCCTTTTGCTGATGATTTTGACATGTGTACTGTTATTACATCCGTGAAAGGAGTAGGAGAGATTGGTAATGTTAAGATAATTGACTTGCAGTCCCCAATCAGTACGCTTATTGGAAAGCAGGTGATGAAGGTTGGAAGAAGTTCTGGCTTGACTACTGGAACTGTATTGGCCTATGCCCTCGAGTACAATGATGAGAAAGGCATATGCTTCTTAACtgattttcttgttgttggTGAGAACCAACAAACATTTGACCTTGAAGGAGACAGTGGGAGCCTCATAATATTAAAAGGCGAGAATGGGGAGAAGCCACGGCCAATTGGGATCATATGGGGTGGTACTGCTAACCGAGGCCGacttaaattgaaaattggtcAACCTCCTGAGAATTGGACAAGTGGAGTTGATCTCGGACGTCTTCTTAAACTCCTTGAACTCGACCTCATTACAACTGATGAAGGGGTTAAAG TGGCAGTACAAGAACAAAGGACTGCTTCGGCAACAGCAATTGGCTCGACTGTCGGTGACTCTTCCCCTCCTGATGGGATGCTTCCAAAGGAAAGACCTGAGGAGAAGTTTGAGTCACTGGGTCTCCAAATTCAGCATATCCCTTTAGAAGCTGAACCCAGCAGCTCACTGTCCTTGGTGGAGACAGAGTTTCATCTGGAAGATGGTATCAAGGCGGTTCCTAGTGTTGAACATCAATTTATACCAAGCTTCCTCGGAGGATCCCcactacataaaaaaaatcagatggGTAGAACAGTTTCTGAGAATCTCTCGTCACTGAGGAATGGTTGCGACGAAGATATTTGCTTTTCACTGCAGTTGGGCGACAACGAAGCCAAGAGAAGACGTTCAGGTGCTTCGACCAGTGCTGAAGAACCAAAATGA
- the LOC109949019 gene encoding uncharacterized protein LOC109949019: MIDAKEISLDMGIEPIFPKKRQVCRKRHFDEVSNSDREQQSAEESFRTDYFLVIVDIALGELKSRFEQLHCFESIFGFLFDAAKLTSFDDNELKSFCVNLENALKHGDVSDVDARDLFSELQMLQVMLPKEAYETDKPWTSIKILEFVKSVDMFPNVMVAYRVHVMILCFD; encoded by the exons ATGATTGATGCTAAAGAAATTTCCCTTGATATGGGAATTGAGCCTATATTTCCAAAAAAACGTCAAGTTTGTAGAAAAAGGCATTTTGATGAGGTTTCCAATAGTGATAGGGAACAACAATCAGCTGAAGAATCATTTAGAActgattattttcttgttataGTGGATATTGCTCTTGGTGAATTGAAGAGTAGGTTTGAACAATTGCATTGTTTTGAATCTATTTTTGGGTTCTTATTTGATGCTGCAAAGTTGACTTCGTTTGATGATAATGAATTGAAAAGTTTTTGTGTGAATCTTGAAAATGCTTTAAAACATGGTGATGTTTCTGATGTTGATGCAAGAGACTTATTTTCAGAATTACAGATGTTGCAAGTGATGTTACCAAAAGAAGCATATGAAACAGATAAACCATGGACATCCATTAAAATTCTTGAGTTTGTAAAGAGTGTGGATATGTTTCCTAATGTAATGGTTGCTTATAGG gtaCATGTGATGATTCTTTGCTTCGATTAA